A window from Drosophila nasuta strain 15112-1781.00 chromosome 3, ASM2355853v1, whole genome shotgun sequence encodes these proteins:
- the LOC132790685 gene encoding ketohexokinase-like — protein sequence MDRCDRRLSYAAGKKKVLCVGNAVVDCISIVNKFPKVMKPERCVKGIWQRGGKAANTATVLRNLGMNVEIFVMLSTNPMFRLLLDDLRLRGIGIDNCPRHESNPPFSLVFLTRDTKTCTITNCTSKFPYVTLEDFKKLDLNNYGWIHFRGRQSDEAMMKHVAAHNAMHKEKIFVSMEVVSDLDNLWPMLECCDYAFFSKQLAFQYGWQRPRDACRCLDEMMGFRLTNKRPYVLFMWGKRGVGLLDNVGNYLRVRAHKIARVVDALGAGESFVGAFIYALYVRERTATIAASFANRMAAHKCTKFGFDHMANILVEPPL from the coding sequence atggaCAGGTGCGATCGAAGACTGAGCTATGCGGCTGGCAAGAAGAAGGTGCTCTGTGTGGGCAACGCTGTTGTCGATTGCATATCGATTGTCAATAAATTTCCCAAGGTGATGAAGCCCGAACGCTGTGTCAAAGGCATCTGGCAGCGCGGAGGGAAAGCGGCAAATACGGCAACTGTGTTGCGCAATCTCGGCATGAACGTGGAGATCTTTGTGATGCTGAGCACTAATCCAATGTTTCGATTGCTTTTGGATGATTTGCGGCTGCGAGGCATTGGCATTGACAATTGTCCACGGCATGAGAGCAATCCGCCCTTCTCCTTAGTGTTCCTCACTAGGGACACAAAGACCTGCACCATTACCAACTGCACCTCAAAGTTTCCCTATGTCACGCTGGAGGACTTCAAGAAACTGGATCTCAACAATTACGGTTGGATACATTTTCGCGGACGTCAATCGGATGAGGCAATGATGAAACATGTGGCTGCTCATAATGCCATGCACAAAGAAAAGATCTTCGTATCCATGGAAGTTGTGTCGGATCTGGATAATCTTTGGCCTATGCTGGAGTGTTGTGACTATGCCTTCTTCTCGAAGCAGCTGGCATTCCAATATGGCTGGCAGAGGCCCAGAGATGCCTGTCGATGCTTGGATGAGATGATGGGATTTCGCTTGACCAATAAGCGTCCCTATGTCCTCTTCATGTGGGGCAAGCGTGGCGTCGGTCTCCTCGACAACGTTGGCAACTATCTGCGGGTGCGTGCGCATAAGATCGCTCGGGTTGTGGATGCTCTCGGTGCTGGGGAATCCTTTGTAGGTGCCTTCATCTATGCGTTGTATGTGCGAGAGCGAACTGCCACGATTGCCGCCAGCTTTGCCAATCGCATGGCCGCTCATAAGTGCACCAAATTTGGCTTTGATCATATGGCCAACATTTTAGTTGAGCCTCCATTGTAA